Genomic window (Daucus carota subsp. sativus chromosome 5, DH1 v3.0, whole genome shotgun sequence):
aatttttattcggaagaaaaaataaaataatttatgagagtacatttttagaaaccgtaaaataagtgtttaactcttatcACCGAAGATAAACGATATTCGGTacataaaagtactatatataaatatagacatatatcaaatcatcaaaatattacaggttatcattatattttaataatactacaaagaattaatataatggtaataatcaaatccgaacctaactttagtggcaaaaaaaattccgaacctaaaatcagtgactaaaagaaaaaaaaaattagttgagcggcaagtttctaaaaacataataagttcggtgacaaaaaaatctattttccctttcgTAATTAACTCATAGTATTATTCTTTCATTTTGGGCAGTGGAGTGCTAAACCCCTAAACCCCACCCTCACAAACCCTAAAAATGTCATCTTTTCTCGCTCTCCGCCGTGTCCGCTCCTTCTCTTCCGCCACCGCTGCCGCCGTCACCTCCACCGCACCCGCCACCGACGCCGTATCTGACGCGACCGCCGCATCAGTTCTAACAATCTCGCGAGCCAAATACAAACTCCGAACGGAATACGATCCCGACAAAGCGCTAGAAATCTACGCCACCGTCTCCGAGCACTACACCTCCCCTCTCTCCTCTCGCTACGCTCAAGATCTCACCGTCAAGCGTCTCGCCAGAGCTCGAAGATTCAAAGACATTGAAAAACTAATTGAGTCTCACAAAAATGATcctaaaataaaacaagagcCTTTTCTCACTACTCTTATTCGATCGTACGGTCTCGCTGGAATGTTTAATCACGCTCTGAATACTTATAATCAGATGGATGAGCTCGGCACGCCTCGGACAGCCGTTTCGTTTAACGGATTGCTTTCGGCTTGTAATTGCTCCAAGTTGTTTGGCAAAGTGCCTCAGCTGTTTGAGGAAATGTCGGAGAAGCACGGGCTGAAGCCGAATAAGTTCTCGTATGGGATTCTGATTAAGGCGTATTGTGAGATTGGTTCGCCTGAGTTGGGGATCGAGAGGATGAGGGAAATGGAAGAGAAGGGGATTGAGGTTACTGCGGTTGTGTTTACAACGATTTTGCATAGTTTGTATAAGAGGGGGAATGTTGAGGAGGCGGAGAGGCTTTGGGATGAGATGGTAAGGAAAAAGTGTGAGTTGGATGTTGGGGCTTATAATGTGAGGCTTATGCATGCGCATAATGGTGAGCCCGAGAGTGTGAAGAAGCTTATTACTGAAATGAGTGATGCTGGGATTAAACCAGATACGATTAGTTATAATTATTTGATGAATTGTTATTGTGAGAATGGGATGATGGCGGAGGCGAAGAAGGTTTATGAAGGGTTGGAGGGTAATTGTTGCAATCCTAATGCAGCAACGTTTAGGACATTTATTGCTCACTTGTGTAATAAAGAGATGTTTGAGTACGGGTATAAGGTGTTCAAGAAGAGTGTGTCGTTGAACAAGATACCGGACTTTGGTACTTTGAAGCCTTTGGTGGAGGGCTTAGTGAAGAAGTCCAATAAGAAGGATGCGAAGGGATTGATTCGCACGTTGAGGAAAAAGTTCCCCCAAAAGATTTTGAAAGCTTGGGATCAAGTTGAGGTGGAACTTGGATTGATCAGTACTGATTCTGCTGAAGATAACACTAAGGCACCAAGAACGTGATTCATTGGGATTCAATTTTTGTTTTGCTTAAAAGACCTCAATGTTCAATCCAGGATTTTCTCTGGATTGAATAAATTTGGTGGTTTTGTACGTAAGAAAGGTCTGAAAGGGCGACAAGATTTGTAGCCGAGCTCTGCCTTTGGATATGACTTGATGTCAATGTTAATGCTTTTTTCCCCCCCTGTATTTCAGCACTTCCGCGGCACTTATGTTTTATATGATGTATTTTTAGCTGGATGGAACTTGGAAGCATACACATGATAAAGATTATAATTTGTTCTATATATCTTTCACTAGCAATCTGTTTGGGaacttggatttcatttgaaattctggatttgatcaaataacctttttgggaatttggatttcatttgaaagcCAGCCATTCAAATGTTAATATAAATctaagaatttgaaatgacaactcaaatcctgtcatttgagatccatcatttgaaatgaaatgatgCATGTTTCTAAACGTTCTCTTAATTTGATGTGCTTAATTGCAAATACATTTTCCATATCTCGTCTCTTAAGCAGTACCAAGTACATGATCAATGTCTTTAaaccttttaattttttgttatagcCACTTATCACGGGAAATGAAGTAGGCTTCGATTTGAATGGCTAAAAATTGTAGTTCACTGGAACTTTGTCTGAGGAACAGAGGAAGCCTTGATAGCTAATATAGCAAACATGATTTACACTGCTCTGATATCTAACTTGCAATAGAGGACTTCCAGTCTCCATTCTATTACTAGTGGTATGtgattcaaataatttttatgaggTTCAGACTTCAGAGTGTTAAAAGAGACCACTTGAAATCTTGTATGTTTATGTGGACAATAGAACACAACATACAgaattctaatattaatataccaAACAAGTTTATTTATGCACCTTGACTTCCAAGAAcagaacaaatattttaatattccacaattctaattttttcttgaaagaattaaaaaaattaagcaaCCGAGAGAACAAAATCTAGTGGGGTTGGAAAAGGGAACTGGAACAAATCTTGATAAAATTTGGCGGATTCAGAGTCTCATGGAAAGTTCATGTTTAGGTAAAGTAAAGATCTTTCATACTCGATAATTTGAGAAACCAACACCGGGAGAAAGAGATTAATGGGTGGGATTAATTCACTTAAGCAACGCGTTAGTTATAATTAAGCAATCAAATAACCCTATACTACACACGTTGCACACTATTCATATGCCTATACAATCTAAGATTCAAGCCGAGTTTAAAGTTGGATGGATAATAATGATTGGAAAAGGCTTAAAAAGGGGCCATTTTATTCATTCTACTTGCTCAAAAAATCTCTTTTCTAATTCCTTGAAAGTTCCTTTTTCTTATACTGCTTAATCATGTGGTGGTTGCACTAGCATAAGCTCATATGCAAATTCAGAAGCCTAACAATTCTAATTTTGTAGTCTGTTCGTGCCTATAGGTTCATTGTAATTAACATGCTCATTAATTGATTAATCACCACTAAAAACGAAGCAAACTCATACCTTCTGCAGATCAGCAAGGAAGTCCCCAGGAACTTCCGAACACCCCTTTTCGATTTTATATAAACTCATGATGGCTGATGATTGATATTGCTTGTTCAGtgttaattatttcttgttgTATCAGATGCATGCATGCTTTATCAGTACAATCAGGCTCTTAGGAagtattatttcaatataaatgGTATATCCCAACCTGATGAAGTCGAAATCAAACTGTATTCAGATCCCGGGTCCATTGATCATCGGTGCTGGACCTTCAGGGCTAGCTGCGGCTGCCTGTCTGAGACGTAAAGGAGTTCCATTCTTTATCGTCGAGAAGGAAAGCTGTCTGGCCTCATTATGGAAACTGAAAACATATGATCGTTTAAAACTTCACCTCccgaaagaattctgtcaattGCCTTACTTGCCGTTTCCCCAAGAATTTCCTGCATACCCCACAAAGCAACAATTTATAACTTACTTGGAAGCTTATGCCAATCAGTTCTCAATCACGCCAAGATATGGCGAGGGAGTACAGTGGGCACACTATGATCCTGCTAAACGTCTGTGGCACGTTCGTGCAGATAAAGCTGTGTATCTGTGCCGCTGGCTCATTATAGCAACAGGGGAGAATGCAGTTCCAGTACTGCCAAATATAGCTGGATTGCAAGACTTCGGTGGAAGAATACTACACACTAGTGAATACAAGAATGGCGATGAATACCGAGGAAGAAAGGTTCTGGTTGTGGGTTGCGGGAATTCAGGCATGGAGATTAGTTTGGACCTTTGTAACTATGATGCTCAGGTTTCTTTAGTGGTGAGACATGAGGTAATATTCAAGTTCTACAAACCATATTTCAGTTCAAATCCGCTATTCTACACTATATTACTTTACTCAAGTAAAGTAAATTGTGATACAGTTTCTTGTGTTTGCAGTTGCATGTTTTGCCTAAAGAAATGCTTGGTAAATCAACTATTGCTCTCTCGATGCATTTGATTAAGTGGCTACCATTAAGATTTGTGGATTGGCTATTGATCTTGTCTTCCTGGTTGATTCATGGTGATACAAGCAGAAGAGGGATAGTAAGACCTAAAACTGGCCCCTTGCAGCTTAAAGAGGCTACTGGCAGAACCCCAGTTCTGGACGTTGGTTCAATGGCTAAAATCAATACCGGTGAAATTAAGGTTAGTATCATCCTAATAAACTTCCTGCACGAATATCTGTATCATCGAGTTAGCATTTGAGGAATGTCATCAAATGCCGAAGTATACAGTGACCGTTTCTGATATTTGCAGGTGGTTCGGGGCATCAAGAAATTCATACCCAAAGGCGTTGAATTCGAGGGTGGAAGAACAGAGGGATTTGATACAGTTATCCTAGCAACAGGGTATAGAAGCAATGTAGCATCATGGCTCAAGGTAGATGATTTTCCGATACATACTTTTGTGTTGTTCTGAATCCTTCATGGACTTGAATTTGATGCTATTGTTCTTGATACCAGGAGGAAGATTTCATCAGCGAAAAAGATGGAAATTCACAAAATACATTTCCTAAAGGCTGGAAAGGAGAGAATGGAATATATAGTGTTGGTTTCAGCCGGCAAGGTTTGTTAGGAATTTCAATTGATGCACAAAGAGTTGCAGAAGACATTGTTGGGCAATGGAAGTCTtgagacaatattaatcaatatacAATGCTAACTATCTGACCATAGACTTACATTTAGgcaatttcaaatttcaattgtcgaAAACTTAGAAACTTGAAAAGAAATGTTCTACACTTAGTTCACTTACTAAGGAGGTGAAATTAGTTTATCAGTTATCACGTATGGTGTGAAACTAAATGCATAGAGCATTCGAAAACTATTAACCATTAAGCCAAATCTTTGTTGTGAAACTAATTGCATAGAgcattcaaaaacaaaaactatTAACCATTGAGCCAAAGCTTTATCAGCTTTACAGTCTAAACAAAACACTTAGAGGAGAGCCCGGGAGAGCGAATATGATCTCTCTGCCTCGCCAATCAGTACATCCAAAAGACTATCTCTATATTTGAGCTCAATAAACAAGCGTTTAACTCTATACAAATTCTGTTATACCTTTGTCAATGCAGCCAAATATTACTCAAAAGACTGGCTTTACTTgacatataatattattctaGTTTAACCACTAAAAGTCCCCTTTACACCACAATACTCGATAATATATCAATGTGAATAGCAGCAAAAAATCATCAAGTGGCAGCCTCTATAAATAAACAAGTTATATTAATCATGTGATAATTCTTACCAAGGCTTTCTTGATTTTTAGAAGATATCTACTAAGACTAAACAGTTCAAGCATCACTACGATCTTATAGATGAAatagtttaaaaataaattataataattgaatattacatattaaaattccATGTACTCTGAGCATTCACAGTCGGGAAAGTCAATTTCTCCGCCAAATCGAGAGATGCAGAAACCTAAAAAGCAAAGAATAAACGTCATAAGAGGACATAAAGAAAACATGATTTTCATCAATTATAGGAAAAGacaattaacaaaaataaaactcTGATTCCATAAGAATTACAATCACACAATATCGCATTTTCCTTTTTAGGTTTGAAAATTCTGCACAGCTCTATGTCAATATCCTTGgcaattaattgaaattttaaaattaccaCTACAAGTTTATATACGTGGTAATGAGCAATACATCTGCAAGAGATAATGCTGATTCCTATATCTTGCTGCTTTCTATTACCTACCTTATAATTAACCTTAAGTTAAAGTTCCAtccttttcaaatataataattgcAAATTATATATCAACTGATCACTTCATAATTTGACAAGCTGAGAAAAACAGAACGcagaaaaattataatctaactTCGAATTAACAACGATAGTTGGGGACTGAGTAGCAGAGTACAATATTCTATTCAACTAGACACTTTTCACAATCCAAAGTATCACAACTAGAACTAATTCAACAAACACATCCTAAAACAAAATACACCAACACACAAACATACAATTCACCGTATTCCACTCCAGTTAGATAATATAAACCGGCAATCTGAACTATACAACAAATCATAAAGATAAGCAGAAAATTAGGAGCGCATACCTTGAAGTTTCCATCTGCAGTATTCTTCACAAAATCAACCCCCAAAATCTTTCTATCCGACTTATACGAAGCCTTTACCACATCACCGCCACTAAACTTATGTGAAGCAGCTAATTGCCACCCCTTCCTATCAAAATTATAACCAGGCTCCACCGTAGTCAAACCGTTATGAGAATACCTGTACTTAATCTTCGAGTGACCGGAACCAAAATCATATTTACCAGACACGGTATTCGACAAATCAAGCTCAACTCTCCCTCCCAATGCAGTACGATTATACGCCCTCGAGTGTGCATAACTCAAATCAACCGGCTTTTTCAACACCTTAAACGAGTTCATAAACTGAAACCTCACATCCTAAACTCAAACAAATGAAAACaactcaattaaatatttaattctgcgcgggaaaaaataaaaaaaataaaaaacaacgtGTTGAATTAGAGTATTAGACCTGGTCGGGGATGTCGAAATTGATACCGAAAGAGCCGGGTTTTTCGAGGGCGATGGAGTTGAGGTTGAAGCCGCCGGAGAGAAGAGTGGAAGTGTCGGCAACGGTGGCGGTGAGGTTGATGTCGCTGTTGTCGAAGGCTAGGGTTCCGGCGACGTGGGTCTTCTTTTTGGCGGCGTCGTAGCGCGTTGTGATAGAAGCGGACGCCATTGAATTTTGACGGTATAATTGGAGGGAACTGATGAGTAGGGTTTATGTAGGGGTTGGGTTTTGAGGGATTCGAATTTGGTGTTAATTGGGATAATGCTGTTGAAAATAAGTCGGCTTTTTATGATTTAAAAACGAGAATTCAAGTATTACTCCgtataaattttgaaacttttttcaAGTGCTTTTTACACTCACTACCCCAAGAGTTCATGTATAATTACTGAAAAATATCATTCCTCGATCTATAAATGGATAAATTTTGCAATTGCATATTTTCCACAGTTTTGAAGCCCGTGTAAAACCAACTCATCGCTCTATTTTAttgtctaagagcatctccaatggggttggctataatcgtcggctaaattggacctgtaagacattatgtaaaagttgttgaacctgtaagacattgtgcttcaatggtattgataatattggttggctataatctaaaaatagtatgttattaatattttagattgttaaaatagaatatatcagttttatatggtaataaatgatgggcaatcttcctacagatttcttacaggcctgtagaggttcgacaaatttagccattcaTAGGAgcttggctaaaattatagacaacagatcaatgtggttg
Coding sequences:
- the LOC108221365 gene encoding probable indole-3-pyruvate monooxygenase YUCCA5; this encodes MVYPNLMKSKSNCIQIPGPLIIGAGPSGLAAAACLRRKGVPFFIVEKESCLASLWKLKTYDRLKLHLPKEFCQLPYLPFPQEFPAYPTKQQFITYLEAYANQFSITPRYGEGVQWAHYDPAKRLWHVRADKAVYLCRWLIIATGENAVPVLPNIAGLQDFGGRILHTSEYKNGDEYRGRKVLVVGCGNSGMEISLDLCNYDAQVSLVVRHELHVLPKEMLGKSTIALSMHLIKWLPLRFVDWLLILSSWLIHGDTSRRGIVRPKTGPLQLKEATGRTPVLDVGSMAKINTGEIKVVRGIKKFIPKGVEFEGGRTEGFDTVILATGYRSNVASWLKEEDFISEKDGNSQNTFPKGWKGENGIYSVGFSRQGLLGISIDAQRVAEDIVGQWKS
- the LOC108220361 gene encoding small ribosomal subunit protein mL103 (rPPR7) → MSSFLALRRVRSFSSATAAAVTSTAPATDAVSDATAASVLTISRAKYKLRTEYDPDKALEIYATVSEHYTSPLSSRYAQDLTVKRLARARRFKDIEKLIESHKNDPKIKQEPFLTTLIRSYGLAGMFNHALNTYNQMDELGTPRTAVSFNGLLSACNCSKLFGKVPQLFEEMSEKHGLKPNKFSYGILIKAYCEIGSPELGIERMREMEEKGIEVTAVVFTTILHSLYKRGNVEEAERLWDEMVRKKCELDVGAYNVRLMHAHNGEPESVKKLITEMSDAGIKPDTISYNYLMNCYCENGMMAEAKKVYEGLEGNCCNPNAATFRTFIAHLCNKEMFEYGYKVFKKSVSLNKIPDFGTLKPLVEGLVKKSNKKDAKGLIRTLRKKFPQKILKAWDQVEVELGLISTDSAEDNTKAPRT
- the LOC108222070 gene encoding outer envelope pore protein 24B, chloroplastic; translation: MASASITTRYDAAKKKTHVAGTLAFDNSDINLTATVADTSTLLSGGFNLNSIALEKPGSFGINFDIPDQDVRFQFMNSFKVLKKPVDLSYAHSRAYNRTALGGRVELDLSNTVSGKYDFGSGHSKIKYRYSHNGLTTVEPGYNFDRKGWQLAASHKFSGGDVVKASYKSDRKILGVDFVKNTADGNFKVSASLDLAEKLTFPTVNAQSTWNFNM